A genomic window from Treponema maltophilum ATCC 51939 includes:
- a CDS encoding phosphoribosyltransferase, translating to MKEFVSSDSIRNNALKMAHRILQDGFIPDVIYVSLRGGAYVANVLSEYFKLARKDVHPVLYAAVVARSYSDIRCHSRVMVDGWTYSPEHLRPGDRILLVDDIFDTGRTINHLVEILLEKGIPRKDIKVAVHDYKYFTDLKEQLPIQPDYWCRKFTQPNRDNDNWLHYLSHELVGLTAEEREKYYYASDPELRDVLEPLFQKSAK from the coding sequence ATGAAAGAATTTGTGTCGTCCGATAGCATACGGAATAACGCGCTTAAAATGGCGCACCGTATTTTGCAGGACGGTTTTATTCCCGATGTTATCTATGTGTCGCTTCGCGGAGGCGCGTACGTTGCGAACGTGCTCAGCGAATATTTTAAACTTGCCCGAAAAGATGTGCATCCGGTGCTGTATGCCGCCGTCGTTGCGCGCTCATATTCGGATATCCGCTGTCACAGCCGCGTTATGGTCGACGGCTGGACCTATTCGCCCGAACATTTGCGACCCGGCGACCGTATTTTGCTTGTGGACGATATTTTCGATACCGGCAGAACCATAAATCATTTAGTCGAAATTCTGCTCGAAAAGGGCATTCCGCGCAAAGACATAAAGGTTGCCGTTCACGACTACAAATATTTTACCGATTTGAAAGAGCAACTTCCCATTCAGCCCGATTATTGGTGCCGCAAGTTCACTCAGCCGAACCGAGATAACGACAACTGGCTGCATTATTTGAGCCACGAATTGGTCGGGTTGACGGCCGAAGAACGCGAAAAGTATTATTATGCGTCGGATCCGGAACTGCGCGACGTGCTCGAACCTTTGTTTCAGAAATCGGCAAAATAG
- a CDS encoding chitobiase/beta-hexosaminidase C-terminal domain-containing protein encodes MEKKTKKRAASALNFFFAVLFLSLPFCGAYANEGLKSLRSAAPDYVINPAAGVWANYQTLVLDLPEGAEAFYSLNGEDPSVSGFAYDGPVVLSVAGSVALRIVVTDGSAPIFETEIPYTVVPKEEPAYIRAARPFSADEAFLRVNSSAYIDLPESVSYTAGPSPVFFTGRRLMLPYASVYERFVPLAVYDGEVPFRYVLLTGGDAEKSPGSETAGAADGILSADTLPEFDDWNYAAFKTPFPVFYAIDEGPVRVSASARIRIDRTKPHMLYWKIDDAESKAAAAVNAAGTQSALGLSGAPLSEFNRLFIPPKPELHGLPAVPSVNKAVNLSFDDPDFLFCARTKDGKKLYSPVFSVDALEGDAFGFSENIDVLYKGVKQGSVRPSFIIDKIPPSAPVFVSSEKDFYARKDIVLDIQSEGAVYYRFAETFEAEKGFSRSRIEDINRALESSLAGENEESFTRLSGGSLILTSGEKSARLYTVDAYSADAAGNKSPVVRFQTVADAVNFYASTAAEDAQADGSPDKPFGSFPALYTAVQKSASPFVRCMLEGTFSDIHPLLIERDTELCGDGKTRLQFEKDASLTVRNAFFNLKNCTLERYGVGENDMLQTYLVQAENAALSFSHAELICRDPNGVSCFGLKSSSLDADFCGFTAEGVVYADAVSAKDSVVNLHNVRSVVIAQTGVGVKSVRSSVTVFDSSFRLSGNLVRALEFLDSNFELGNNEFVSEKPMNGMGAVWSNVFPDIAIDVSKNTYSGFSSLYASR; translated from the coding sequence ATGGAAAAAAAGACAAAAAAAAGAGCCGCATCCGCTTTGAACTTTTTTTTCGCCGTCCTCTTTTTATCTCTGCCGTTTTGCGGCGCGTATGCGAACGAAGGCTTAAAAAGCCTCCGGAGCGCCGCACCGGATTATGTCATCAATCCCGCTGCGGGCGTGTGGGCGAATTATCAAACGTTAGTGCTCGACTTACCCGAAGGCGCCGAAGCATTTTATTCGCTGAACGGCGAAGACCCTTCCGTGTCGGGCTTTGCATACGACGGTCCGGTTGTGCTTTCTGTTGCGGGCAGCGTTGCGCTCAGAATTGTCGTAACCGACGGTTCCGCCCCGATTTTCGAAACCGAAATTCCGTACACGGTCGTTCCGAAAGAAGAACCGGCGTATATACGGGCGGCGCGCCCGTTTTCCGCCGACGAAGCGTTTTTGCGTGTAAACTCGTCCGCCTATATCGATCTTCCCGAATCGGTTTCGTATACCGCAGGGCCCAGTCCGGTCTTTTTTACCGGGCGCCGGCTTATGCTGCCCTATGCTTCCGTGTACGAGCGCTTCGTTCCGCTTGCCGTCTACGACGGGGAAGTGCCGTTCCGCTATGTGCTTTTAACCGGAGGAGATGCGGAAAAATCACCCGGTTCGGAAACGGCCGGTGCGGCGGACGGAATCCTCTCTGCCGATACGCTTCCCGAATTCGATGATTGGAATTACGCGGCGTTTAAAACTCCGTTTCCGGTTTTTTATGCGATCGACGAAGGTCCCGTGCGCGTAAGCGCTTCGGCGCGCATCCGTATCGACAGAACAAAGCCGCATATGCTCTATTGGAAAATCGACGACGCGGAAAGTAAAGCGGCCGCCGCGGTGAACGCGGCCGGTACTCAAAGCGCGCTCGGTTTATCCGGTGCGCCGCTTTCGGAATTCAACCGGCTTTTTATTCCGCCCAAACCCGAACTTCATGGCCTTCCTGCGGTTCCTTCCGTGAACAAGGCGGTGAATCTGTCTTTCGACGATCCGGATTTTCTGTTCTGCGCTCGGACAAAAGACGGGAAAAAACTGTACTCGCCGGTTTTTTCGGTCGATGCGCTTGAAGGCGATGCTTTCGGTTTTTCGGAAAATATCGACGTACTGTATAAGGGCGTAAAGCAGGGCTCCGTGCGTCCTTCGTTTATTATCGATAAAATTCCGCCTTCGGCTCCCGTGTTTGTGTCGTCGGAAAAGGATTTTTATGCGCGAAAAGACATTGTCCTCGACATTCAAAGCGAAGGCGCCGTTTATTACCGCTTTGCCGAAACGTTCGAAGCCGAAAAGGGATTTTCCCGTTCCCGCATCGAAGACATAAACCGCGCGCTCGAATCCTCCCTTGCGGGCGAAAACGAAGAATCTTTTACGCGGCTTTCCGGCGGAAGTCTTATCCTTACATCGGGAGAAAAAAGCGCCCGATTGTACACGGTGGACGCGTACAGTGCCGATGCGGCCGGCAACAAAAGCCCCGTCGTGCGCTTTCAAACGGTTGCGGACGCCGTAAACTTTTACGCTTCGACCGCTGCCGAAGACGCTCAAGCCGACGGTTCTCCCGACAAACCCTTCGGTTCTTTTCCCGCTCTTTATACCGCGGTGCAAAAATCGGCTTCGCCCTTTGTGCGCTGCATGCTCGAGGGCACTTTTTCCGACATTCATCCGCTCCTTATAGAGCGCGACACCGAACTGTGCGGCGACGGAAAAACGCGCTTGCAGTTCGAAAAGGACGCATCGCTTACGGTGCGCAATGCGTTTTTCAATTTGAAAAACTGCACGCTCGAACGCTATGGTGTAGGCGAAAACGATATGCTTCAAACGTATCTGGTGCAAGCCGAAAACGCCGCGCTTTCTTTTTCGCATGCCGAACTCATATGCCGCGATCCGAACGGCGTTTCATGCTTCGGTCTGAAATCTTCTTCGCTCGACGCGGACTTTTGCGGCTTTACCGCCGAGGGCGTCGTATACGCGGATGCCGTCAGCGCAAAGGATTCGGTGGTGAATTTGCACAATGTGCGCTCCGTTGTAATTGCGCAAACGGGAGTCGGCGTAAAAAGCGTTCGCAGTTCGGTAACGGTTTTCGATTCGTCGTTCAGACTGAGCGGGAATCTGGTGCGGGCGCTCGAGTTCCTCGATTCGAATTTCGAACTCGGGAACAACGAGTTCGTTTCCGAAAAACCGATGAACGGCATGGGCGCCGTGTGGTCGAACGTTTTTCCCGACATCGCAATCGATGTTTCCAAAAATACCTACAGCGGTTTTTCTTCGCTGTACGCAAGCCGATGA